In the Ipomoea triloba cultivar NCNSP0323 chromosome 6, ASM357664v1 genome, one interval contains:
- the LOC116021667 gene encoding trigger factor-like protein TIG, Chloroplastic produces MELTYPSATSTPILHRFRPSFFSLPPSPLRVSAKPPFLQSNKQLRFSASLSNISPPSSSSRHFSFQPLYPFQKPSTRFVVSAAPGGAVDTAEDKLPADLHVTETREPNSRVRLSVEVPPVVCEDSYRRVIREFGKQSKIPGFRPGKNIPETILVNYVGKENVQKATVESILKRTLPHALSSVTGKALEDSIRIATKFSDMEKTYLSLNTLRYDVLVDVAPVVKWIPEDAYKNLKVVVELDSDTDAQIIAEQELKRRHKSLGALKIVADRGLQIGDVAVIDISATTIEKEESNAKRIPAAETKGFNFDTEDGDKVLPGFLDSIIGIKSGETKSFPLVFPESWKQEDLRGVYAQFTVQCKELFYRNLPELNDSIADKLIPGCTTIEEVKQLLLQKCQEVEQSAKDQATDNAILDQIQQMVEIDIPQSIFEEQGRQLYGAQLLQIQANMKLNEQQLAALSSPKAVNEFLTTQKENITRIIKQNLAVGDIFSRENLQYSTEDLAKEVQNSIAEFQQHKQDYDEERVKEQVQEVLEGAKVLEWLREHAEIQYITK; encoded by the exons ATGGAGCTTACTTACCCCTCTGCTACTTCCACTCCAATTTTGCACCGTTTCCGCCCctcttttttctctcttcctCCTTCTCCCCTTCGCGTCTCCGCCAAACCGCCATTTCTTCAATCCAACAAACAACTCAGATTTTCCGCTTCTCTCAGCAACATTTCTCCACCCTCATCATCTTCCCGCCATTTCTCATTTCAACCACTTTACCCGTTTCAGAAACCGTCGACCCGGTTTGTAGTCTCCGCGGCTCCCGGCGGGGCAGTTGATACCGCGGAGGACAAACTCCCGGCTGATCTCCACGTTACTGAAACCCGAGAGCCCAATTCCAGG GTGAGGTTGAGTGTAGAAGTTCCTCCTGTTGTATGTGAGGATTCTTACAGAAGAGTGATAAGAGAGTTTGGGAAACAATCAAAG ATCCCTGGATTTCGCCCTGGCAAGAATATTCCTGAAACCATCCTGGTTAACTATGTCGGGAAGGAAAATGTTCAGAAAGCTACTGTTGAGTCTATTCTCAAGAGAACTCTCCCACATGCCTTGTCTTCG GTGACAGGAAAGGCCTTGGAAGACTCAATTCGTATTGCTACGAAATTTTCAGACATGGAAAAGACTTATTTATCTCTGAACACTCTGAG GTATGATGTCCTTGTTGATGTGGCACCAGTAGTCAAGTGGATTCCAGAAGACGCCTACAAAAACTTGAAGGTTGTTGTGGAGTTAGACAGTGATACTGATGCTCAGATTATTGCTGAACAAGAATTGAAACGTCGCCACAAATCTTTAGGTGCACTAAAAATTGTTGCTGATAGGGGACTACAG ATTGGTGATGTTGCAGTTATTGATATATCAGCAACAACAATTGAAAAAGAAGAATCAAATGCTAAAAGAATTCCAGCAGCAGAGACTAAAG gTTTTAACTTTGATACAGAAGATGGAGATAAAGTTCTCCCTGGTTTCCTGGACTCCATAATTGGTATTAAAAGTGGGGAAACAAAGTCCTTTCCACTTGTATTTCCAGAATCATGGAAACAAGAAGATCTCCGTGGTGTTTATGCTCAATTCACA GTTCAGTGTAAGGAACTATTTTATAGAAATTTACCCGAGCTGAATGACTCCATTGCTGATAAGCTTATTCCAGGATGCACTACCATTGAGGAG GTCAAGCAATTATTGTTGCAAAAGTGCCAGGAAGTGGAGCAGTCTGCTAAAGATCAAGCAACTGATAATGCAATTCTTGACCAGATACAACAG aTGGTTGAAATTGATATCCCGCAATCAATCTTTGAGGAACAAGGGAGGCAGCTATATGGAGCCCAGCTGTTACAAATACAG GCAAATATGAAGCTAAACGAACAACAGCTAGCAGCTCTTTCAAGCCCGAAGGCTGTGAATGAGTTCCTTACCAcacaaaaggaaaatataacAAGAATTATAAAGCAAAACCTAGCCGTCGGTGACATATTTTCTCGTGAAAATCTGCAG TATTCAACTGAGGACTTGGCAAAGGAGGTTCAAAACTCAATTGCTGAATTCCAACAGCATAAACAGGATTATGACGAGGAACGTGTGAAAGAACAG GTACAAGAGGTACTTGAAGGAGCAAAAGTACTTGAATGGCTTAGAGAGCATGCGGAGATTCAATACATAACAAAATAG
- the LOC116021669 gene encoding uncharacterized protein LOC116021669, whose protein sequence is MEGVGSRFGRASSRYGSAPTPAVFSGPVRKWKKQWVVTQPSAHRNTANANNAAAPSLLLCRWIPLPSAASGDSAQPQMSPKRKFRYAPIVDLEEKKREALKKVENEANTRKMDKAASSATLGSGNMLKKHNINDIFNEDFQESSKNEVHPNKSKPELTSFMNGRD, encoded by the exons atggaagGAGTCGGGTCGAGATTCGGGCGGGCATCATCCCGATACGGCTCAGCGCCGACGCCGGCGGTGTTCAGCGGCCCCGTTAGGAAGTGGAAGAAGCAGTGGGTGGTAACTCAGCCGAGTGCGCATCGCAACACCGCCAACGCTAACAACGCCGCTGCTCCCTCGCTTCTCCTCTGCCGCTGGATTCCTCTTCCCTCCGCCGCCTCCGGCGACTCCGCCCAGCCTCAAATGTCTCCCAAACGGAAGTTCCGATATGCGCCG ATTGTTGAcctagaagaaaagaaaagggaagCCCTTAAGAAGGTTGAGAATGAAGCGAACACAAGAAAGATGGACAAGGCTGCCTCTAGCGCGACACTTGGAAGCGGTAATATGTTGAAGAAACATAACATCAATGATATCTTCAATGAGGATTTTCAG GAATCAAGCAAGAATGAAGTGCATCCAAACAAAAGCAAGCCGGAACTCACCTCCTTCATGAATGGGCGAGATTGA
- the LOC116021668 gene encoding EH domain-containing protein 1-like isoform X1, translating to MEIDAAPISRCSKAHEKIYQGWFSFADSDGDGRITGGDATKFFSLSNLSRQELKQVWAIADSKRQGYLGFKEFVIAMQLVSLAQAGNAITVDLLDAKVDFENLEPPRMEGLDAQLAAKKKYTSKNEPEQNGSPPRQSSPAASWFQSSKSAKKVSLSSVTSIVDGLKKLYIQNLKPLEVTYRFNDFVSPLLTNSDFDAKPMVMLLGQYSTGKTTFIKHLLRSSYPGAHIGPEPTTDRFVVVMNGPDERSIPGNTVAVQADMPFSGLTTFGTAFLSKFECSQMPHPLLEHITFVDTPGVLSGEKQRTQRSYDFTGVTSWFAAKCDLILLLFDPHKLDISDEFKRVISSLRGHDDKIRVVLNKADQVDTQQLMRVYGALMWSLGKVLNTPEVMRVYIGSFNDKPINDTVTGPLGKELFEKEQDDLLSDLKDIPKKACDRRINEFVKRARAAKIHAFIISHLRKEMPAMMGKAKTQQRLIDNLADEFAKVQREHHLPAGDFPSVEHFKEILSGYSIDKFERLKPKMVQAVDDMLGYDIPDLLKNFRNPYD from the exons ATGGAGATCGATGCAGCTCCCATTAGCCGTTGCTCCAAAGCTCACGAGAAGATCTATCAGGGATGGTTCTCCTTTGCCGATTCAG ATGGAGATGGACGCATCACCGGAGGCGATGCTACGAAATTTTTCTCCCTGTCGAACCTGTCCCGCCAGGAACTCAAGCAG GTCTGGGCAATTGCAGATTCCAAACGACAAGGCTATCTTGGTTTTAAAGAGTTTGTTATTGCAATGCAG TTAGTGTCTTTGGCTCAAGCTGGCAATGCAATAACAGTTGATCTTTTAGATGCCAAAG ttgactttgaaaatttggAGCCACCTAGGATGGAAGGTTTGGATGCACAATTGGCAGCA aaGAAAAAGTATACTTCAAAAAATGAACCTGAGCAGAATG GTAGCCCTCCGAGGCAATCCTCTCCAGCAGCTAGTTGGTTTCAGTCATCAAAATCTGCAAAGAAG GTCTCTCTAAGCTCTGTGACTTCAATTGTTGATGGACTGAAAAAGCTATACATCCAGAATCTGAAACCACTAGAAGTTACATAtcgctttaatgattttgtcTCTCCCTTATTG ACAAACAGCGACTTTGATGCCAAGCCCATGGTGATGCTTTTGGGTCAATACTCTACTGGGAAGACAACTTTTATTAAACATTTGCTTAGAAGTAGTTATCCAG GAGCTCACATTGGGCCAGAGCCTACAACAGACAGATTTGTTGTCGTAATG AATGGACCTGATGAAAGGAGTATTCCAGGGAACACAGTTGCTGTTCAAGCAGACATGCCATTCAGTGGTCTGACAACTTTTGGAACAgcatttttgtcaaaatttgaatgttctcAAATGCCTCACCCT CTGTTGGAACATATTACATTTGTTGATACTCCTGGAGTTTTATCTGGAGAGAAGCAACGAACACAAAGAAGCTATGACTTTACTGGTGTGACATCTTGGTTTGCTGCCAAGTGTGATCTCATTCTGCTGTTGTTTGATCCTCACAAACTTGACATCAGTGATGAATTTAAACGCGTAATTTCATCTCTTCGAGGTCATGATGATAAGATAAGGGTTGTTCTGAACAAGGCCGATCAAGTTGATACTCAACAA CTTATGCGTGTTTATGGGGCATTGATGTGGTCCTTAGGGAAAGTACTAAATACTCCAGAGGTTATGCGTGTTTACATCGG GTCATTTAATGACAAACCCATAAATGACACTGTTACTGGTCCACTTGGGAAAGAGCTTTTTGAAAAGGAACAAGATGACTTACTGAGTGACTTGAAAGATATACCAAAGAAAGCTTGTGATCGTCGA ATAAATGAATTTGTGAAGCGTGCCAGAGCTGCCAAGATTCACGCCTTTATCATTAGTCACTTAAGGAAGGAGATGCCTGCAATGATGGGCAAAGCCAAGACTCAACAGAGGCTTATTGATAACTTGGCTGATGAATTCGCTAAG GTTCAAAGGGAGCATCATCTGCCGGCAGGGGATTTCCCAAGTGTTGAACACTTCAAGGAAATCTTGAGTGGCTACAGCATTGACAAGTTTGAAAGGTTGAAGCCTAAAATGGTGCAAGCTGTAGACGACATGCTTGGATACGACATCCCAGACCTCCTCAAGAATTTCAGGAATCCTTATGACTAG
- the LOC116021668 gene encoding EH domain-containing protein 1-like isoform X2: MEIDAAPISRCSKAHEKIYQGWFSFADSDGDGRITGGDATKFFSLSNLSRQELKQVWAIADSKRQGYLGFKEFVIAMQLVSLAQAGNAITVDLLDAKVDFENLEPPRMEGLDAQLAAKKYTSKNEPEQNGSPPRQSSPAASWFQSSKSAKKVSLSSVTSIVDGLKKLYIQNLKPLEVTYRFNDFVSPLLTNSDFDAKPMVMLLGQYSTGKTTFIKHLLRSSYPGAHIGPEPTTDRFVVVMNGPDERSIPGNTVAVQADMPFSGLTTFGTAFLSKFECSQMPHPLLEHITFVDTPGVLSGEKQRTQRSYDFTGVTSWFAAKCDLILLLFDPHKLDISDEFKRVISSLRGHDDKIRVVLNKADQVDTQQLMRVYGALMWSLGKVLNTPEVMRVYIGSFNDKPINDTVTGPLGKELFEKEQDDLLSDLKDIPKKACDRRINEFVKRARAAKIHAFIISHLRKEMPAMMGKAKTQQRLIDNLADEFAKVQREHHLPAGDFPSVEHFKEILSGYSIDKFERLKPKMVQAVDDMLGYDIPDLLKNFRNPYD, from the exons ATGGAGATCGATGCAGCTCCCATTAGCCGTTGCTCCAAAGCTCACGAGAAGATCTATCAGGGATGGTTCTCCTTTGCCGATTCAG ATGGAGATGGACGCATCACCGGAGGCGATGCTACGAAATTTTTCTCCCTGTCGAACCTGTCCCGCCAGGAACTCAAGCAG GTCTGGGCAATTGCAGATTCCAAACGACAAGGCTATCTTGGTTTTAAAGAGTTTGTTATTGCAATGCAG TTAGTGTCTTTGGCTCAAGCTGGCAATGCAATAACAGTTGATCTTTTAGATGCCAAAG ttgactttgaaaatttggAGCCACCTAGGATGGAAGGTTTGGATGCACAATTGGCAGCA AAAAAGTATACTTCAAAAAATGAACCTGAGCAGAATG GTAGCCCTCCGAGGCAATCCTCTCCAGCAGCTAGTTGGTTTCAGTCATCAAAATCTGCAAAGAAG GTCTCTCTAAGCTCTGTGACTTCAATTGTTGATGGACTGAAAAAGCTATACATCCAGAATCTGAAACCACTAGAAGTTACATAtcgctttaatgattttgtcTCTCCCTTATTG ACAAACAGCGACTTTGATGCCAAGCCCATGGTGATGCTTTTGGGTCAATACTCTACTGGGAAGACAACTTTTATTAAACATTTGCTTAGAAGTAGTTATCCAG GAGCTCACATTGGGCCAGAGCCTACAACAGACAGATTTGTTGTCGTAATG AATGGACCTGATGAAAGGAGTATTCCAGGGAACACAGTTGCTGTTCAAGCAGACATGCCATTCAGTGGTCTGACAACTTTTGGAACAgcatttttgtcaaaatttgaatgttctcAAATGCCTCACCCT CTGTTGGAACATATTACATTTGTTGATACTCCTGGAGTTTTATCTGGAGAGAAGCAACGAACACAAAGAAGCTATGACTTTACTGGTGTGACATCTTGGTTTGCTGCCAAGTGTGATCTCATTCTGCTGTTGTTTGATCCTCACAAACTTGACATCAGTGATGAATTTAAACGCGTAATTTCATCTCTTCGAGGTCATGATGATAAGATAAGGGTTGTTCTGAACAAGGCCGATCAAGTTGATACTCAACAA CTTATGCGTGTTTATGGGGCATTGATGTGGTCCTTAGGGAAAGTACTAAATACTCCAGAGGTTATGCGTGTTTACATCGG GTCATTTAATGACAAACCCATAAATGACACTGTTACTGGTCCACTTGGGAAAGAGCTTTTTGAAAAGGAACAAGATGACTTACTGAGTGACTTGAAAGATATACCAAAGAAAGCTTGTGATCGTCGA ATAAATGAATTTGTGAAGCGTGCCAGAGCTGCCAAGATTCACGCCTTTATCATTAGTCACTTAAGGAAGGAGATGCCTGCAATGATGGGCAAAGCCAAGACTCAACAGAGGCTTATTGATAACTTGGCTGATGAATTCGCTAAG GTTCAAAGGGAGCATCATCTGCCGGCAGGGGATTTCCCAAGTGTTGAACACTTCAAGGAAATCTTGAGTGGCTACAGCATTGACAAGTTTGAAAGGTTGAAGCCTAAAATGGTGCAAGCTGTAGACGACATGCTTGGATACGACATCCCAGACCTCCTCAAGAATTTCAGGAATCCTTATGACTAG